The genomic region GCCGCGGAGCTGCGCCGGCACTACGGCGACGCCATCGAGCTGCGGGCGATCGAGCGGGTGGACTCCTCGGGCATCTCGACCGCGAAGGCCCGCCGCCTCCTCGGCTGGGAGCCGACGCGGAGCTGGCGCGACCACCTCGACGCGGACGGGAACGCGCTGCCGCGCTAGGTGTACTGAGTCATCACGTTGGTGACACTCGGGCCGCGGGCGTCAGCCCGTGGCTCGAGTGGATTCGTTCAGTGTTGTAGTGCTGGATCCACGGATCAAGGGCGTCGGTTCTGGCTTGGTTGCTGGTGAAGGGTTGCCGGTAGGCCCACTCGGTCGCGAGGGTGCGGTTGAAGCGTTCGACCTTGCCGTTCTGCCAGGGGCAGTGCGGGCGGATGAACTTCTGCCTCGCACCGAGCTGCGTGACCGCGTTCTGGAACGCGGCCGAGTGCCGGTAGGCGAACGCGTTGTCCGTCAGGACCCGTTCGATGCGGGTGATGCCGTGCTCGGCGAAGTACGCCGCGGCCCGGGTCAGGAACCCTGCCGCGGTCACGCCCTTCTCGTCCGGGTGGATCTCCGCGTAGGCGAGGCGGGTGTGGTCATCGACCACGGCGTGGACGTAATCGAACCCGATCCCACGACCACGAACCTGTTCGCTGCGGCCATGCGCCCGCCAGCCGCCGCCGTCCGGGATCCGGCCGAGCTTCTTCACGTCGACGTGGATCAGGTCGCCGGGATGCTCATGCTCGTACCGGTTTGCCGTCGACCGGGATGCCCGGATCACGGCCCCGGTGACGGGGTCCAACCATGCCAACGGCGGTGCCCCGTGCCGCCGCAGGATGCGGGAGATCGTGCGGGCTGGAACACCGGTCACCGGCGCCAACCGGGCAGGACCTGATCGCAATCGGGTCCTCGCTTCCACGACGGCTCGTTCTCGTTCCGGGCTCGTCCTCGTCGGCACCCGTCTCGGCCTCGAGGACCGGTCCGACAAGCCTTCGAAGCCCTCGGACCGGAACCGATTCACCCACCGATGCGCGCACTGACGCGACACACCGAGTTCGCGCGCGACATGCGAGACCGGCCGACGATCCTCGACCACCCGCCGCACGAGGAGAACCCTCCCGTGAACCGTCAGACGAGCATTAGCGTGGGACATCGAGGCCTCCTGGCAGTGGCAGAACTAGACAGCTCCATCAAGCCAGGAGGCCTCCTCACACGCCCCGAAGTGTCACCAACGTCATGGCCGGGTACAGCTAGGCGGATCCGCCCGCGCCATGCCCGCCTACGTCCGCCCCGTGAGCGACGCGGCGCCCGCGATCGCCGACGACGGCGTGCCCTACGGGTCGCGCTGGGGTGTGGCCGACGGCCCGCCCGAGGACGCGTGCTCGCGCACGTCGCACCCTGAGCGGTTCGCGCCGCTGCACGCGGTCGCCGACGCGCTCGTCGCGCACCTCGCCGCGACGCACGAGGTGACGACCGTGGAGGGCGCGGACCCGATGCTGGCGGATCCGCATCCGGACGCCGTGCGCTCGGTCCGCCTCGTGCCGCGCGACGGGACCGGCCGGACGCTCGAGCTCGAATGGACGTCGTTCCCCGGCGTGCTGCTGCACAGCGGCCGGCGGATGGCCGAGGCGTTCCCGCCCTGCGGCTGCGACGCGTGCGACGACCGGTGGGAGGACGTGGCCGACTCCCTCGAGGAGGCGGTCCTCCTGGCCGCGGGCCAGCTGCCGCCGCCGCCCGAGCCGTTCGGCGAGCTCGTCCACTGATCCGCCGCGCGGTCGCCGCGCCCCCGCGTCGGTACGCTCGCGAGGTGATGAGCCCCGGGGAGCCCGCCGACCCCGCGGGCGCGCTCCCGGGATCCGCGCCCGGCACCACCCCGGCCGGCGTCGAGGCCGCTGTCGTCGACGCGACCGGATCCGCCGCCGCCGCGCCGGATGCGCCGAGCGCCCGCACCACCGCCGCGGGCGCCGCGTTGCAGGTCGGCACCATCGTCAGCGTCAGCTACGGGTCGTCGCTCGCCGGGCTCGTGATCCCCGCGGTCGGCCCCGTCCTGGTCGTCGCCGCGCGGCAGGTCATGATGGCGGCGCTCGTGCTGCCGGTGGCGCGACCGCGGATCCACCGCATGACGCGCGCGCAGCTCGTGCCCGCCGTGATGCTCGGACTCGCGCTCTCGCTGATGAACCTGTCCTACTACGCGGCCGTCGACCGGCTCGGCCTCGGCATCGCCGCGACCATCGAGTTCCTGGGCCCGCTGTCGATCGCGCTGCTCGCGTCACGCCGGCTGCTCGACGCGGCGTGCGCGCTCGTCGCGGCCGCGGGCGTCGTCGTGCT from Clavibacter michiganensis subsp. insidiosus harbors:
- a CDS encoding DUF6226 family protein, yielding MPAYVRPVSDAAPAIADDGVPYGSRWGVADGPPEDACSRTSHPERFAPLHAVADALVAHLAATHEVTTVEGADPMLADPHPDAVRSVRLVPRDGTGRTLELEWTSFPGVLLHSGRRMAEAFPPCGCDACDDRWEDVADSLEEAVLLAAGQLPPPPEPFGELVH
- a CDS encoding EamA family transporter codes for the protein MSPGEPADPAGALPGSAPGTTPAGVEAAVVDATGSAAAAPDAPSARTTAAGAALQVGTIVSVSYGSSLAGLVIPAVGPVLVVAARQVMMAALVLPVARPRIHRMTRAQLVPAVMLGLALSLMNLSYYAAVDRLGLGIAATIEFLGPLSIALLASRRLLDAACALVAAAGVVVLTGLEGRIDAFGLVCGATAAVTWAGYIVFTRRVAERLPGFQGIAVASIVSLVVLMPWALVTLDVDAIDGRIVGLLVAIGLLSSAVPYSLDTVILRRISPRLFAVLTSLSPVVAAILGVIVLRETLSPVQLGAIVVVCVAAGVAIATRAPAAPRAPRGPRTRSRPAAS
- a CDS encoding IS481-like element IS1122 family transposase, whose product is MSHANARLTVHGRVLLVRRVVEDRRPVSHVARELGVSRQCAHRWVNRFRSEGFEGLSDRSSRPRRVPTRTSPERERAVVEARTRLRSGPARLAPVTGVPARTISRILRRHGAPPLAWLDPVTGAVIRASRSTANRYEHEHPGDLIHVDVKKLGRIPDGGGWRAHGRSEQVRGRGIGFDYVHAVVDDHTRLAYAEIHPDEKGVTAAGFLTRAAAYFAEHGITRIERVLTDNAFAYRHSAAFQNAVTQLGARQKFIRPHCPWQNGKVERFNRTLATEWAYRQPFTSNQARTDALDPWIQHYNTERIHSSHGLTPAARVSPT